From a region of the Oryza sativa Japonica Group chromosome 6, ASM3414082v1 genome:
- the LOC136356909 gene encoding uncharacterized protein has translation MAGGNPHDFFSQSLNEAPTGHMDGSDYGFSQGSSGYGGYGTDIHFGGGGSGGLDLNSQADAFPDFASYQQILEPGGVRGHGASMSHSGPPAFNFGVFGGGRRAGASSSQGTNVSEDDGNEEDEEDLGPDGQHMEKGDAKKFRHGNPEYLDFLIEIFQGVAVDGSTAYIPGFEDEDEEEGEEEAGDAGEAARGERAVGDGYENSPMSNNSRKRGSSSCDVSTASSPGKKSKSPVVQLMKGLLNSFNSDCDKSNTLITELVNSKKLKEQKKESIAESLTNCQRLADGEGSGDEDISDEDSSDDEIDLIIYILKKREMDRRRACMLAAMIGPRKRKLVLDDDGGDDDKSGDKGSPNKPPKRTMPRKKLAGRAIPKIRTSSRKPSDIDPSGKDPDPAMTEQNISKDPEPTNENQPTAESQPTGAHASGDRANPSDLPPTGNQSATTETATTQEPSTGNQSDAGPDPEIPEVEAQTTTSQGPEVGNDSIAGSSGPSDDDGEEIPRIKATDDSRPPILIKWWDENSQAAGIVINRQKEDEEVCQLKKALGEATRIVNRIHLRNEAKTTTLEKLVPHLGTLEAVRDQLHEAKECAKKTEKELRDQIAQLQDANFELSGSSKAQAARMEQMARQIEALERDKTELAAQRDSALKEVEDRKIKSQAQFDVLVGKIKRLEGARDDVANAAAPIIQAMFLNNGGPTRSRRVPPAIPSPASLRPRIRRPQRPAGGKLTGERPRIAYGKPRRPPRRPPGLARPRKSLGREPPGPARPRKLLGRRPPEPTKPRKQLGRRLSEPTRPRKPLGRKPDFARTR, from the exons ATGGCGGGTGGAAATCCTCACGATTTCTTCTCCCAGTCGTTAAATGAAGCTCCAACGGGCCACATGGACGGCTCCGACTACGGCTTCTCGCAGGGGTCTTCAGGATATGGTGGATATGGCACCGACATCCATTTTGGGGGAGGGGGATCGGGGGGCCTCGATCTGAACTCCCAGGCCGACGCCTTCCCCGATTTCGCCTCCTACCAACAGATCCTTGAACCGG GAGGCGTCCGAGGTCATGGGGCATCCATGTCGCACAGCGGGCCACCCGCCTTCAACTTTGGAGTCttcggaggaggacggcgagccgGTGCCTCGTCGTCCCAAGGGACAAATGTGTCCGAGGACGACGGCAAcgaagaagacgaagaggacTTAGGTCCTGATGGTCAGCACATG GAGAAGGGGGACGCCAAGAAATTTCGCCATGGCAACCCTGAGTACTTAGATTTTCTTATAGAGATATTTCAAGGAGTTGCAGTTGATGGTTCCACAGCATACATCCCTGgttttgaagatgaagatgaagaggaaggagaagaagaagcaggggATGCAGGGGAGGCAGCTAGAGGGGAAAGAGCTGTAGGGGATGGTTATGAGAACAGCCCCATGAGCAATAACAGCAGGAAGAGAGGGAGTAGCAGCTGTGATGTGTCCACAGCTTCTAGTCCTGGGAAAAAAAGCAAGAGCCCAGTGGTGCAGCTCATGAAGGGGCTGCTCAATTCTTTCAACTCTGATTGTGATAAGTCAAATACCCTAATTACTGAACTTGTTAACAGCAAGAAGTTAAAGGAGCAGAAGAAAGAATCAATTGCTGAGTCATTGACAAACTGTCAGAGGTTGGCA GATGGTGAAGGCAGTGGTGATGAAGATATCTCTGATGAAGATAGCAGTGATGATGAGATTGATCTtatcatttatattttgaagaaaagagaaatggaCAGGAGAAGAGCATGTATGCTTGCCGCCATGATTG GTCCTCGTAAAAGAAAGCTGGTACTTGATGATGATGGAGGCGACGATGATAAATCTGGGGATAAGGGCTCGCCTAATAAACCCCCAAAGCgtaccatgcccaggaaaaaactggctggccgtgCGATACCAAAGATCAGAACATCCTCCAG gaaaccatctgatatagatccatCTGGAAAAGACCCTGATCCGGCTATGACAGAGCAAAATATATCCAAGGACCCCGAGCCGACTAATGAAAACCAGCCGACTgctgaaagccagccgactggcgcccatgcttcAGGAGATAGGGCCAATCCGAGTGAcctgccgccgactggaaaccagtcggcaacgacTGAAACGGCAACAACTCAAGAGCCctcgactggaaaccagtcggacgcaGGCCCTGATCCAGAGATTCCCGAAGTAGAAGCGCAGACGACGACTTCACAAGGACCAGAGGTTGGTAACGACTCGATAGCTGGGTCTTCAG GACCATCAGATGATGACGGGGAAGAAattcctcgcataaaggcgaccgacgactctcgtcctcctatcttgatCAAATGGTGGGATGAGAACTCACAAGCCGCCGGTATAGTCATAAaccgtcaaaaagaagatgaagaagtgtgCCAGCTAAAGAAAGCgcttggagaagccactcgtattgtaaat agaatccatcttcgcaatgaggccaagactacaactttggaaaagctggttcctcatttgggaactctagaAGCAGTCAGGGACCAGCTGCATGAGGCCAAGGAGTGCGCCAAAAAGACAGAAAAAGAGTTAAGGGACCAAATCGCCCAGCTCCAGGATGCAAACTTCGAACTAAGTGGTTCTTCAAAAG cgcaagccgccAGGATGGAACAGATGGCGAGGCAAATTGAAGCCCTGGAGAGAGACAAGACAGAACTGGCTGCGcaaagggactcagccttgaagGAAGTCGAAG ATCGcaagatcaaatctcaagctcagtttgacgtcctggttggtaagatcaagaggcttgaaggagcaagggaTGACGTCGCCAACGCCGCTGCACCAATTATCCAAGCCATGTTCCTCAATAAtggtggtccga cgagatcccgtcgcgtccctcccgccattccaagtccggccagtctgaggccgaggatccggcgaCCGCAGAGGCCCGCAGGCGGcaagctgaccggcgagaggccgcggatcgcctacgggaagccgaggaggccgcccaggaggccgcccgggctcgccaggccgaggaaatcGCTCGGGAGGgagccgcccgggcccgccaggccgaggaagctgctcgggaggaggccgcccgagcCCACCAAGCCGAGGAAGCAGCTCGGGAGGAGGCTGTCCGAGCCCACAAGGCcaaggaagccgctcgggaggaagccggatttcgccaggacgaggtga